A stretch of the Arthrobacter stackebrandtii genome encodes the following:
- a CDS encoding ABC transporter family substrate-binding protein, protein MKHMKQMVGAGVLALALTVTGCSAGGGGSDKPTVDNSKGAAETGALPTTAWTVADYASVKDGGTLNLAVDQMPDNWNTMQVDGNVKAGAQIIDPTTGGPVVNTVDGGWEINPDYATEVKLASDDPQVVEVKLNPKAVWEDGTPITWKDYDATIKANNGSNKDYQIVGDNVYKDIESVTKGDTDFDFKMTFKNKNADWPSILGGSTAGSAQTAVLPAAVASDVTAFNEGYKSKPLPSSGPFKVDKVDAAGQVITLVPNEKWWGQKPKLEKIIMKVVSRDALAQAYANKELDAFSIGTNKDNYETAKKRADGAVQQSGGLTWNHVTMNGSKGPLADVKVRQAVARAIDRDTISASRLSPIGAPVASQNSYIFMPGQKGYEDNATAIIGYDTAKSEALLKEAGYTKGSDGLMEKDGAKLEIAYTLDANNPVSEQIFKQIQANLKAVGITLKNNTVPADKFFSDYVLKSNFELTGFAWSGTAYPIASTESIFYPADAGQNFSGITDEKLGDMWAAANAELDPEKRIALANEIDKTIFAYTPVIPLTPTPNTLGVRTDLVNYGAAQFESIDWTTVGFKG, encoded by the coding sequence ATGAAACACATGAAGCAGATGGTGGGGGCCGGAGTACTGGCACTCGCCCTCACTGTCACCGGCTGCAGCGCCGGCGGCGGCGGGAGCGACAAGCCCACCGTGGACAACAGCAAGGGAGCTGCTGAAACCGGAGCCCTGCCCACCACCGCATGGACCGTTGCAGACTACGCCAGCGTCAAGGACGGCGGAACCCTGAACCTGGCCGTAGACCAGATGCCCGACAACTGGAACACGATGCAGGTTGACGGCAACGTCAAGGCCGGAGCCCAGATCATCGACCCCACCACGGGAGGGCCCGTGGTCAACACCGTGGACGGCGGCTGGGAAATCAACCCCGACTACGCCACCGAGGTGAAGCTGGCCAGCGACGATCCCCAGGTGGTTGAGGTCAAGCTCAACCCGAAGGCCGTCTGGGAAGATGGCACGCCCATCACCTGGAAGGACTACGACGCCACGATCAAGGCCAACAACGGCTCCAACAAGGACTACCAGATCGTCGGCGACAACGTGTACAAGGACATCGAGTCCGTCACCAAGGGCGACACCGACTTCGACTTCAAGATGACGTTCAAGAACAAGAACGCCGACTGGCCCTCCATCCTGGGCGGCAGCACCGCCGGCTCGGCCCAGACAGCAGTGCTGCCCGCCGCCGTCGCCTCCGACGTGACCGCGTTCAACGAGGGCTACAAGTCCAAGCCGCTGCCCTCCAGCGGACCCTTCAAGGTGGACAAGGTTGACGCCGCCGGCCAGGTCATCACCCTCGTCCCGAACGAGAAGTGGTGGGGCCAGAAGCCCAAGCTGGAAAAGATCATCATGAAGGTCGTCTCCCGTGACGCGCTGGCCCAGGCCTACGCGAACAAGGAACTCGACGCGTTCAGCATCGGCACCAACAAGGACAACTACGAAACCGCGAAGAAGCGTGCCGACGGTGCCGTCCAGCAGTCCGGCGGCCTGACCTGGAACCACGTCACCATGAACGGCTCCAAGGGACCGCTGGCCGACGTCAAGGTCCGCCAGGCAGTGGCCCGCGCCATTGACCGCGACACCATTTCGGCCAGCCGCCTGAGCCCGATCGGCGCACCGGTGGCCAGCCAGAACAGCTACATCTTCATGCCCGGCCAGAAGGGGTACGAGGACAACGCCACCGCCATCATCGGCTACGACACCGCCAAGTCCGAGGCGCTGCTGAAGGAAGCCGGCTACACCAAGGGCTCCGACGGTCTCATGGAGAAGGACGGCGCCAAGCTGGAGATCGCCTACACCCTGGACGCCAACAACCCAGTCTCGGAGCAGATCTTCAAGCAGATCCAGGCCAACCTGAAGGCCGTGGGCATCACGCTGAAGAACAACACGGTCCCGGCCGACAAGTTCTTCTCCGACTACGTGCTCAAGTCCAACTTTGAACTGACCGGCTTCGCCTGGTCGGGCACCGCGTACCCCATCGCCTCCACCGAATCCATCTTCTACCCCGCCGACGCCGGCCAGAACTTCTCCGGCATCACGGACGAGAAGCTGGGCGACATGTGGGCTGCGGCCAACGCCGAACTCGACCCGGAAAAGCGGATTGCACTGGCCAACGAGATCGACAAGACGATCTTCGCCTACACGCCCGTCATCCCGCTGACCCCCACCCCGAACACCCTCGGCGTGCGGACCGACCTGGTCAACTACGGCGCAGCCCAGTTCGAATCCATCGACTGGACCACCGTGGGCTTCAAGGGCTGA